The Chloroflexota bacterium genome includes the window CATCTCGGCAGCCAGGCGCGGGCCAAGAGTGGGCTGGGCGTCGACGAGCTTTCGGAACCCGCCGATCACGAATCGCTGGTGGTCCTCTTCGTCCTTCACGATGGAATGAGCCACCTGTGAGAGGCTGCTGTTGTCGACGCCGGTCAGCGCGATCAGGCACGCGGTCGCAGCCTGGTCGAGCGAGAAGGCGGCCATGGTCGCGGACGCCCACGATTCGTCCGGCGTCTGGCCCTCCTCGCGACCGACGCGCTCGGCGGGCGGGAAGGGTGGCCCAACCGTCAGCAAACCCAGGACGCGGTCGAGCGCTCGGCCGTGCGCAGCTTCTTCGTCGCCCATCCGGGCGAGAGCCCGCCGCGCGGTCCGGTCGGGCGCCTTCGTGTGCCACGCCCGATACATGCGGGCCGCGGCTCGCTTCGCTCGGCACGTTGCACGCACCAGCGGGGCGAGTTGCTCTTGGAGCGGCTCGGGGGGAAAGTCGGGGATCTGCTCACGCGCCATACGTTCTCCCTGGGGCATCACGCGGCGTGGATCAGCGGATATTCGATTCACCAGGGTAGTATAGTCCGGACGGATTTGCGCCTGGCCGCCCTGGGCCACCCCTGACCAACGCCCGGAGTTTTTGATGAGGACCCTCGCGATCGTGCGCGTTGCGCTCAGCGTTCTCTTGGCGGGGGCGGTCTTCGCGTCGTGCGGCTTTGGCGCGGACCAGCCGACCGGGCGGGTTGGCGAAACGCTCACCGCCGGGGACTACCAGCTCACGGTCTCGACCGTCGAAAACCCCGCTGATCGCCCAGACCGGTTTACGAACCCCAAGCCGGGAAATCGATTCGTGAAGGTCCACGTCGTCGTCGCCAATGCGGGCTCGCAGCACCTTCCCTTCGCGGCCAACTACTTCTCGCTCCGCGACAGTGGAGGGATCGACAATCCGGCCATGCCCAATGTCCCATCGGACAACCCGCCCCGGCCGTCGAGCATCGCTCCCGGGCAGCAGACGGAGCACGACCTCTATTTCGAGATGGCCGCGAACTTGAGCCCAACTCAGCTCGTCTTTGCGCCCAGCGTCGTTGGCTGGCGCACGCGCATCACCGTGAACCTCTAGCGAGGAGTGATGAACCGCGATTGGCGCGCCGACTTCTGCGAAGCGTTGGTTGCAACCGGCCTCCTCGGAGCGACAGTGGCGGTGATTTACCGCCTCGTCATGGGCGAGGTGCCATGGTCGTTCTTCCTCGGGGAGATCCTGGGGCTCGGCATGGGCGTCGGGCTGTTGACGGCCTCGCTGCCCCGACGCTGGGGATAGCTTGATATTCCCGACCTGGCGTCACGCGTCCACATCGCCGAAGCGCACGGCGGACCTTCGATGTCGGGAATGGTGCTCGGGACTGGGCCGACCGTGCGCGTCCTGTTTCCCGGTGGGATCGGCGGGACCGCTCAGCGCGCCATCCGTGCTAGCCGGCAGTCACCGAGGCGACCGGGTACTCTTCGGCGGCGAGAATCTCTCGCACCGTCTGCATCGAAAGCGCTGACTCATCGTAATCGAGCTGGACGCTCTTGCCGGGGATGTCGACCCGCACGGACCGAACGCCGGCAATGGGCGTGAGGGCCTCGGTGATCGCGTGCTCGCAGTGCTCGCACTCGATGTCGGGAACGCTGAGCTTTGCCTGTGCCATTGCTGTCCTTCTCCACTTTCGTGTTTGCTCACCGCGCGCCGTCCGA containing:
- a CDS encoding ferritin-like domain-containing protein; amino-acid sequence: MAREQIPDFPPEPLQEQLAPLVRATCRAKRAAARMYRAWHTKAPDRTARRALARMGDEEAAHGRALDRVLGLLTVGPPFPPAERVGREEGQTPDESWASATMAAFSLDQAATACLIALTGVDNSSLSQVAHSIVKDEEDHQRFVIGGFRKLVDAQPTLGPRLAAEMIVARDWVRDVYPRRAALAALADAGLVPREAPRAHDSFLAGLGDRIQDALGVLGM
- a CDS encoding DUF4352 domain-containing protein, with amino-acid sequence MRTLAIVRVALSVLLAGAVFASCGFGADQPTGRVGETLTAGDYQLTVSTVENPADRPDRFTNPKPGNRFVKVHVVVANAGSQHLPFAANYFSLRDSGGIDNPAMPNVPSDNPPRPSSIAPGQQTEHDLYFEMAANLSPTQLVFAPSVVGWRTRITVNL
- a CDS encoding heavy-metal-associated domain-containing protein, encoding MAQAKLSVPDIECEHCEHAITEALTPIAGVRSVRVDIPGKSVQLDYDESALSMQTVREILAAEEYPVASVTAG